The Micromonospora sp. Llam0 genome contains a region encoding:
- a CDS encoding cold-shock protein: protein MAQGTVKWFNSEKGYGFIAVDGGQDVFVHFSAIEMDGYKALDDGQRVEFEIAQGQKGPQAERVRVIA from the coding sequence GTGGCGCAGGGCACCGTGAAGTGGTTCAACAGCGAGAAGGGCTACGGTTTCATCGCGGTCGACGGGGGTCAGGACGTCTTCGTCCACTTCTCCGCGATCGAGATGGACGGCTACAAGGCGCTCGACGACGGGCAGCGCGTCGAGTTCGAGATCGCTCAGGGGCAGAAGGGTCCTCAGGCGGAGAGGGTCCGGGTCATCGCCTAG
- a CDS encoding serine hydrolase produces the protein MKPGRHRAPGSRAVRRSDRTAPRHDRARQRRPAAAAVGLLIVLSAFTGGLPGDAGKPPPREPGWTVADHDHHQRSVLLRAGTVPAPTDGFFSWAALNRRTGLITGSPNFAAQSDTMSLIKVWLAADDLRRADEQGHMLRTPQLAQLSSIIRDSDNPGADATYDRVGGRESIERMVRLCGLTDSAPERDLWSNTVVSARDLTRLGRCLADGRAAGPQWTPWLLSEMRAVRGEGDFGPRDALTPEYAATIAIKNGWLLRDEDGLWHVSCLAIGETWVIGALARYPGRHGLDHGVDYCRQLGTALLLVA, from the coding sequence GTGAAGCCCGGACGGCATCGCGCACCTGGCAGCCGGGCCGTCCGACGGTCGGACCGCACCGCGCCCCGGCACGACCGCGCCCGCCAACGCCGCCCGGCGGCCGCCGCCGTCGGACTGCTCATCGTGCTGTCGGCGTTCACCGGCGGCCTGCCCGGCGACGCCGGCAAACCACCGCCGCGCGAGCCGGGCTGGACCGTCGCCGACCACGACCACCACCAGCGCAGCGTGTTGCTGCGTGCCGGCACCGTGCCGGCACCGACCGACGGATTCTTCTCCTGGGCGGCGCTGAACCGGCGTACCGGGCTGATCACCGGGTCGCCGAACTTCGCCGCGCAGAGCGACACCATGTCGTTGATCAAGGTGTGGCTGGCCGCCGACGACCTGCGCCGCGCCGACGAGCAGGGCCACATGCTCCGGACACCCCAGCTGGCCCAGCTGTCGTCGATCATCCGGGACAGCGACAATCCCGGCGCGGACGCCACCTACGACCGGGTCGGTGGCCGGGAGTCCATCGAGCGGATGGTACGGCTCTGCGGACTGACCGACTCGGCCCCAGAGCGCGACCTGTGGAGCAACACGGTCGTCTCCGCCCGCGATCTGACCAGGCTGGGGCGCTGCCTCGCCGACGGACGGGCGGCCGGGCCGCAGTGGACGCCGTGGCTGCTGTCCGAGATGCGCGCCGTCCGCGGTGAGGGCGACTTCGGCCCGCGGGACGCGCTCACCCCCGAGTACGCGGCCACCATCGCCATCAAGAACGGCTGGCTGCTGCGCGACGAGGACGGGCTCTGGCACGTCAGCTGCCTCGCGATCGGGGAGACCTGGGTGATCGGCGCGCTGGCCCGCTACCCCGGACGGCACGGGCTCGACCACGGTGTCGACTACTGCCGGCAGCTCGGCACCGCCCTGCTGCTGGTGGCGTGA
- a CDS encoding GNAT family N-acetyltransferase yields MGTGTDTDHVVPSVAAVRRIRADDAARMRALRLEMLADSPLAFIERLADAAARPLHEYAERAARSAVGDLIAQFVAETGPTTFVAHAGAHVWRDDPSVSVLFAVYISPAWRGRNLLAELVDAVAAWSRAAGRPELILEVVVGNDRAVRAYQRLGFTDTGVRLPHPTRPDLTELQMRRPA; encoded by the coding sequence ATGGGAACTGGGACCGACACCGACCACGTCGTACCGTCGGTAGCCGCAGTCCGGCGGATCCGGGCCGACGACGCCGCCCGGATGCGGGCGCTGCGACTGGAGATGCTCGCCGATTCGCCGTTGGCGTTCATCGAACGGCTCGCCGACGCGGCGGCCCGCCCGCTGCACGAGTACGCCGAGCGGGCGGCCCGGTCCGCCGTCGGTGACCTGATCGCCCAGTTCGTGGCCGAGACCGGGCCGACAACGTTCGTGGCGCACGCGGGAGCACACGTCTGGCGCGACGACCCGTCGGTGTCCGTTCTGTTCGCCGTCTACATCAGCCCGGCCTGGCGCGGCCGGAACCTGCTCGCCGAACTGGTCGACGCGGTGGCCGCCTGGTCACGCGCGGCCGGGCGGCCGGAGCTGATACTGGAGGTGGTGGTCGGCAACGACCGGGCGGTACGGGCGTACCAGCGGCTCGGCTTCACCGACACTGGCGTGCGCCTGCCGCACCCGACCCGGCCGGACCTGACCGAGTTGCAGATGCGCCGGCCGGCGTGA